Proteins from a single region of Lasioglossum baleicum chromosome 1, iyLasBale1, whole genome shotgun sequence:
- the LOC143211633 gene encoding uncharacterized protein LOC143211633, whose protein sequence is MWAKLVRIHEQKTVSNKMLLLQKFHGHRMESNESVVQHVSRVQNIASQLKDLGEAVSDTAIMAKVLGSLPSKYNALQTTWDSVPEARQTLDNLLERLLKEERRLEDDNDVTQALAAVSLGENKRKKFAANQNNNSEKNRESRITSV, encoded by the coding sequence ATGTGGGCCAAATTGGTGAGAATCCACGAGCAGAAGACAGTGTCGAACAAGATGCTACTGCTACAAAAGTTCCACGGACATCGCATGGAGTCAAACGAGTCGGTTGTACAACATGTTTCCCGGGTACAAAACATAGCGTCTCAACTGAAAGATCTGGGAGAAGCGGTGTCGGACACGGCCATAATGGCGAAGGTTCTTGGAAGCCTACCATCAAAGTACAACGCTCTCCAGACAACATGGGACAGCGTACCCGAAGCAAGACAAACCCTTGATAATCTTTTGGAAcgattattaaaggaagaacgAAGACTCGAAGACGACAATGACGTCACTCAAGCACTAGCCGCTGTTAGTCTTGGCGAGAACAAGAGAAAAAAGTTCGCCGCGAATCAAAACAATAACAGTGAAAAGAACCGCGAAAGCAGAATTACGAGTGTCTAG